The Prunus persica cultivar Lovell chromosome G7, Prunus_persica_NCBIv2, whole genome shotgun sequence genome has a segment encoding these proteins:
- the LOC18769952 gene encoding F-box protein SKIP1 — translation MDTTNEEETVPESGSDWAELTQECLINILGRVSLEQRWRGAMLVCKSWLQACKEPCLNSAFDLQPHFESARWWTPEFERKVDSILQSVVDWSAGSLRHIRTTHCSNHSLSFVAQRCPNLEVLSIKCCPNVTDSSMADIAFRCPMILELDISYCHEISHESLVLIGRNCPNLKILKRNLMNWLDPSEHTGVVPDEYLKTCPQDGNSEAAAIGKSMPNLEHLELRFSKVSAKGFALISVGCPNLEYLDLFGCVNLTSRDIENATSNLKNLKEIKKPNFYIPRSVFHTERYGHWRLYDERFQTDVFRI, via the exons ATGGACACAACCAACGAGGAAGAAACAGTGCCCGAGTCCGGATCGGACTGGGCCGAGTTGACCCAGGAGTGCCTGATCAACATACTGGGTCGGGTCAGCCTGGAGCAGCGCTGGCGTGGGGCGATGCTGGTCTGCAAGTCATGGCTGCAGGCGTGCAAGGAGCCTTGCCTCAACTCCGCCTTCGACCTCCAGCCTCACTTCGAGTCCGCTCGCTGGTGGACCCCGGAGTTCGAGAGAAAGGTTGATTCCATTCTCCAATCTGTCGTTGATTGGAGCGCTGGCTCGCTTCGACACATTCGTACCACCCACTGCTCtaatcactctctctctttcgtCGCTCAAAG GTGCCCGAACCTCGAGGTTCTTTCAATCAAGTGCTGCCCGAATGTAACTGATTCATCCATGGCTGACATAGCTTTTCGGTGCCCCATGATCCTGGAACTTGACATCAGCTATTGCCATGAAATATCTCATGAGTCTCTGGTGTTGATTGGAAGGAATTGCCCAAATCTCAAAATCTTGAAAAGGAATTTAATGAATTGGTTAGATCCTTCCGAGCACACTGGGGTAGTTCCTGACGAGTACTTAAAAACTTGCCCTCAGGATGGAAATTCAGAAGCTGCTGCAATTGGCAAATCTATGCCCAATTTGGAGCACCTTGAACTTCGGTTCTCCAAGGTATCGGCTAAAGGGTTTGCTTTGATATCTGTAGGATGTCCAAATCTTGAGTATTTGGATTTGTTTGGGTGTGTAAACTTGACCAGTCGCGATATTGAGAATGCAACATCTAATCTGAAGAATTTGAAGGAGATTAAAAAGCCAAATTTTTACATCCCCAGGTCAGTGTTCCATACAGAGAGGTATGGCCATTGGAGGCTGTATGACGAGAGATTCCAGACAGATGTTTTCAGAATCTAA
- the LOC109950252 gene encoding uncharacterized protein LOC109950252 has protein sequence MRRRELLICSFSILCLLARSTCESAFTPTTGDSGPLKQHDQLKVKDIHEMTTRSSRKSLERPYGRMHQVHHLRTSQKARAIYGGASDLKRPRTNHNAASSVPVKPTLAFFLSALAMLIFSL, from the exons ATGAGGAGGAGAGAATTACTCATATGCTCCTTTTCCATTCTGTGCCTCCTGGCTCGGTCTACATGTGAAAGCGCTTTCACACCTACAACTGGAGATTCTGGACCTCTCAAGCAGCATGATCAACTTAAGGTTAAGG ATATACATGAAATGACTACAAGATCAAGTAGAAAAAGCCTTGAAAGACCATATGGGAGAATGCATCAAGTTCATCATCTAAGGACTTCCCAGAAAGCAAGGGCAATCTATGGTGGTGCCTCTGACCTTAAGCGCCCCCGTACCAACCATAATGCAGCAAGCTCTGTACCTGTTAAACCCACCCTCGCTTTTTTCCTCTCGGCACTGGCCATgcttatattttctttgtag
- the LOC18771908 gene encoding protein MULTIPOLAR SPINDLE 1 yields MSGSEQERTAKSGAEEQSLRVAVAISLLRSKLLQKQQKQPPPHPVDQSDALRWKRKAKERKQELLRLRQDLNEAEDASQCDLFPQSASCKCYFFDNLGKLSPNKRLPDPSQCRFNDVLRRRFLRHVRFKERRRRTSSSSQRRHFADINSEDEMEQLRASVDFLVELCETGSPVEETNVANWSHQAADFILASLKNLLSVAMNAELIEGIISSLITRLVGRMCCPLQGNASKHSEPDAQFFIQHLIRKLGSEPYIGQRALFLVSQRISVLAENFLFTDPFDDAFTNMHQCMFMLIQLTEFLVSDYLSEWSKDEGFDTMVFEEWVASMVHARKALQVLESRNGVYVLYMERVIGELARHVGLNMSLHKLKREILDSLLFHH; encoded by the exons ATGTCAGGCAGCGAACAAGAGCGAACAGCAAAGTCAGGGGCGGAGGAGCAGTCGCTGAGGGTAGCCGTAGCCATTTCTCTTCTCCGATCAAAGCTTCTTCAAAAGCAGCAAAAGCAGCCTCCTCCTCATCCTGTTGATCAATCCGACGCTCTCCGATGGAAGCGAAAG GCCAAGGAGCGAAAGCAAGAGCTTTTGAGACTCCGACAAGATCTCAACGAAGCCGAAG ATGCTTCGCAGTGCGACTTGTTCCCGCAAAGCGCTTCTTGCAAGTGTTATTTCTTTGATAATTTGGGGAAACTAAGCCCTAATAAGCGGCTTCCAGATCCTTCTCAGTGCAGATTCAATGATGTCTTGCGACGCAGATTTCTCAGGCACG TACGTTTTAaggaaaggagaagaagaacaagtagTTCATCCCAGCGACGCCATTTTGCAG ACATAAACAGTGAAGATGAAATGGAGCAACTTAGGGCCTCAGTCGATTTTCTTGTGGAGCTTTGTGAAACCGGTTCTCCT GTGGAGGAGACCAATGTGGCAAATTGGTCACACCAAGCTGCAGACTTTATTTTAG CTTCATTGAAGAACCTGTTATCAGTGGCAATGAATGCGGAACTCATAGAAGGAATTATCAGCAGCTTAATCACGCGTTTGGTTGGAAGGATGTGTTGCCCCTTGCAAGGAAACG CATCAAAACACTCTGAACCTGATGCTCAGTTTTTCATTCAGCACTTGATCCGAAAGCTTGGAAGTGAGCCCTACATTGGTCAGCGTGCATTATTCTTAGTATCTCAGAGAATCTCTGTTCTTGCAGAGAATTTCCTTTTCACAGATCCATTTGATGATGCTTTTACAAACATGCATCAATGCATGTTCATGCT GATCCAGCTTACAGAGTTTTTGGTATCCGATTACCTGTCAGAATGGTCAAAGGATGAAGGTTTTGACACCA TGGTCTTCGAAGAGTGGGTAGCATCAATGGTTCACGCACGCAAGGCATTACAAGTTTTGGAAAGCAGAAATGGGGTCTATGTGTTATACATGGAACGAGTCATAGGTGAGTTGGCAAGGCATGTCGGCCTAAATATGTCCCTGCACAAGCTCAAACGCGAAATTCTTGATAGCCTGTTGTTCCACCACTGA